The following proteins are co-located in the Hevea brasiliensis isolate MT/VB/25A 57/8 chromosome 11, ASM3005281v1, whole genome shotgun sequence genome:
- the LOC110661563 gene encoding protein PGR — MDKFLIQLPIAVLISSLIAIRAYRRKSLDFSGAISGFLVLTIHFAINYRFGAILVAFFLSSSKLTKVGEEKKRRIDADFKEGGQRNWIQVLFNSGISTVLAVVFWKLSGWQDKCLDTKESTVITSLIGGIIGHYSCSNGDTWSSELGVLSDAQPRLITTFKPVRKGTNGGVTMVGLVAAAAAGSVIGLTFVLFGFFTTSCEYDVALKQILVIPLAAMAGLCGSLIDSLLGATLQFSGFCTVRNKVVGKPGPTVKKISGLNFLDNNAVNLVSILLTSLLTSIACVYIF; from the exons atggaTAAATTCTTAATCCAACTACCAATTGCTGTGTTAATCTCTTCTTTAATCGCTATTAGAGCTTACAGGAGAAAATCTCTCGACTTTTCTGGTGCAATCTCCGGATTTCTTGTTTTGACCATTCACTTCGCAATCAATTACAG ATTTGGCGCTATATTGGTTGCATTCTTCCTCTCTTCGTCGAAACTTACGAAGGTCGGGGAGGAAAAGAAGAGACGTATTGATGCTGATTTCAAGGAAGGCGGACAAAGAAATTG GATACAAGTTCTGTTTAATAGTGGTATTTCTACAGTTTTGGCTGTGGTTTTTTGGAAACTCAGTGGATGGCAGGACAAGTGCTTGGACACAAAAGAATCAACTGTTATCACATCCTTAATTGGTGGTATTATTGGTCACTATTCTTGTTCTAATGGAGACACTTGGTCTTCAGAGCTCGGGGTGCTTAGTGATGCACAACCTCGTTTGATCACAACCTTTAAG CCTGTTCGGAAGGGTACAAATGGCGGGGTAACAATGGTAGGACTTGTAGCAGCTGCAGCAGCAGGAAGTGTAATTGGACTCACATTTGTTCTATTTGGATTTTTTACAACAAGCTGTGAGTATGATGTAGCTCTGAAGCAGATCTTGGTCATACCCCTAGCTGCAATGGCAGGATTATGTGGGAGTCTCATAGATTCCTTATTGGGAGCTACGCTGCAATTCAGCGGATTCTGCACTGTTCGTAATAAA GTTGTTGGAAAACCAGGACCAACAGTGAAGAAAATTTCGGGGCTTAACTT